The Blochmannia endosymbiont of Colobopsis nipponica genome has a segment encoding these proteins:
- the grxC gene encoding glutaredoxin 3 translates to MVDIEIYTKEFCPFCNRAKEFLISQGLEFKEIFIDNDEIYASMFNRCGRKTVPQIFFNKKHIGGWDDLYELFTLNKLEPYLK, encoded by the coding sequence ATGGTAGACATTGAAATATATACTAAAGAGTTTTGTCCTTTTTGCAATAGGGCTAAAGAGTTTTTAATTAGTCAAGGTTTAGAATTTAAAGAAATTTTTATTGATAATGATGAGATATATGCCAGTATGTTTAATCGTTGTGGTAGGAAGACTGTTCCTCAGATTTTTTTTAATAAAAAACATATAGGTGGATGGGATGATTTGTATGAATTATTCACTTTAAATAAATTGGAACCTTATTTAAAATGA
- the secB gene encoding protein-export chaperone SecB: MMSEDEPEIIFDIQRIYVKDISFEVPVAPKIFQEKWKPKIKLDLNIFSNHLFKNEYEVVLHVTVSAMINSKVAFLCEVKQAGIFLISGLSKSKLEHCLGSYCPDILFPYARECISSQCIRGSFPQFHLAPVNFEALFINYLQKKTVK, from the coding sequence TTGATGTCAGAGGATGAGCCTGAAATAATTTTTGATATTCAGAGAATATATGTAAAAGATATATCTTTTGAGGTTCCTGTTGCTCCTAAGATTTTTCAGGAAAAATGGAAACCAAAAATTAAATTAGACTTAAATATTTTTTCTAATCATTTGTTTAAAAATGAATATGAGGTAGTCTTACATGTTACCGTTAGCGCTATGATTAACAGCAAGGTTGCTTTTTTATGTGAAGTGAAGCAAGCTGGTATTTTTCTTATTTCAGGTTTATCTAAGTCTAAATTAGAACATTGTCTTGGTTCTTACTGTCCAGATATTTTATTTCCTTATGCTCGTGAATGCATTAGCAGTCAATGTATTAGGGGTAGTTTTCCACAATTTCATTTGGCTCCAGTAAATTTTGAGGCTTTGTTTATTAATTATTTACAAAAAAAGACAGTAAAATAA
- the gpsA gene encoding NAD(P)H-dependent glycerol-3-phosphate dehydrogenase, whose protein sequence is MISSISSVVIIGAGAYGTALGIMLAKNGHKVFLWGHNPIRMRALKINRFHHHFVPDLKFPKLLFVEDSLQVALSVARDIIIAVPSNVFNSVLIKLKPHLRFDSRIILATKGLESKTGRFLQDVTREILGQEIPLAIISGPTFAKEIAMGLPTAIVVVSNNSLFIKDLENLLKCNNHFMVFIHSDFVGIQLTGVVKNIVAIASGISDGVGFGANARIALITCGFAEMLSLGLAMGGKLSLFTGMAGLGDLVLTCTDNQSRNRRFGILLGQGVGVSNAIKKVGQVVEGFNNTKEVRILSHQYNVVMPIVEQIYQILYHDKDVREAAFCLMKLSV, encoded by the coding sequence ATGATATCCTCTATTTCTTCAGTTGTTATCATTGGTGCAGGAGCATATGGTACTGCTTTAGGTATTATGTTAGCTAAGAATGGTCATAAAGTTTTTTTATGGGGGCATAATCCTATTCGTATGCGTGCATTAAAAATTAATCGTTTTCATCATCATTTTGTACCTGATTTGAAATTTCCTAAATTATTATTTGTTGAAGATTCATTGCAAGTGGCTTTATCTGTTGCACGAGACATTATTATTGCAGTACCTAGTAATGTTTTTAATAGTGTTTTAATAAAATTAAAACCGCATTTGCGATTTGATTCTCGAATTATTTTGGCAACTAAGGGACTAGAATCAAAAACAGGTCGGTTTTTGCAGGATGTTACAAGGGAGATATTAGGTCAAGAAATTCCTTTAGCGATAATTTCAGGACCTACTTTTGCTAAGGAAATAGCAATGGGATTGCCGACTGCTATAGTTGTAGTTTCTAATAATTCTCTTTTTATAAAAGATTTGGAAAATTTACTAAAATGTAACAACCATTTTATGGTTTTTATTCATTCTGATTTTGTCGGCATTCAGCTTACTGGTGTTGTGAAAAATATTGTTGCTATTGCTTCTGGTATTTCTGATGGGGTGGGATTTGGGGCTAATGCTCGCATTGCTTTGATTACTTGTGGTTTTGCTGAAATGCTTAGTCTTGGATTAGCTATGGGAGGCAAATTGAGTCTTTTTACTGGTATGGCGGGTCTTGGAGACTTAGTTTTAACTTGTACAGATAATCAATCTCGTAATCGTAGATTTGGTATTTTGTTGGGTCAAGGAGTAGGAGTATCTAATGCTATAAAAAAGGTTGGTCAAGTTGTTGAGGGTTTTAATAATACTAAGGAAGTGCGTATTTTGTCACATCAATATAATGTAGTTATGCCTATTGTTGAACAAATATATCAAATTCTTTATCATGACAAGGATGTACGTGAGGCTGCTTTTTGTCTTATGAAGTTAAGTGTGTAG
- the pfkA gene encoding 6-phosphofructokinase: MIKRVGVLTSGGDSPGMNAAIRGVVRTGISEGLEIYGINDGYLGLFQNRLIKLNRCSVSDVINRGGTFLGSARFPEFSENYIISIVIDNMNRHNIHALVVIGGDGSYMGAKKLTEIGFPCICLPGTIDNDVAGTDYAIGYFTALETIVEAIDRLRDTSSSHQRISIVEVMGRCCGDLTMAAAIAGGCEFVVLPEVEFKPKDLVCEIKTGISKGKKHAIVVITERICNIFDLAKYIEKKTGKETRATVLGHIQRGGSPVAYDRILASRMGAYSIELLLQGYSGRCIGVQNDRLVHHDIIDAIDNMKRPLQKGMLEMAKKLF; encoded by the coding sequence ATGATAAAAAGAGTTGGTGTTTTAACAAGCGGAGGTGATTCGCCTGGTATGAATGCTGCTATTAGAGGTGTTGTACGGACAGGCATTTCTGAGGGTTTAGAAATTTATGGAATAAATGATGGTTATTTAGGCTTATTTCAAAATAGATTGATAAAGTTAAATCGTTGTAGCGTTTCTGATGTAATAAATCGTGGTGGTACTTTTTTGGGTTCCGCACGTTTCCCGGAATTTAGTGAAAATTATATTATTTCTATTGTTATTGATAATATGAATAGACATAATATTCATGCTTTAGTTGTAATTGGTGGTGATGGTTCTTATATGGGGGCTAAAAAATTAACTGAAATAGGATTTCCTTGTATATGTTTACCAGGAACTATAGATAATGATGTTGCAGGTACTGATTATGCTATTGGATATTTTACAGCATTAGAAACCATTGTTGAAGCTATTGATCGTCTTAGAGACACCTCTTCCTCTCATCAGAGGATTTCTATTGTTGAGGTGATGGGGCGTTGTTGTGGTGATTTAACTATGGCTGCTGCTATAGCTGGTGGTTGTGAGTTTGTTGTTTTGCCTGAAGTGGAATTTAAACCTAAAGATTTAGTATGTGAAATTAAAACTGGTATTTCTAAAGGTAAAAAACATGCGATAGTTGTTATTACTGAACGTATATGTAATATTTTCGATTTAGCCAAATATATTGAAAAAAAAACTGGAAAAGAAACACGTGCTACTGTTTTGGGTCATATTCAACGTGGTGGTAGTCCTGTCGCTTATGATCGTATTTTGGCATCTCGCATGGGGGCTTATTCTATTGAGTTATTGTTACAAGGATATAGTGGAAGATGTATTGGAGTACAAAATGATAGATTAGTACATCATGATATAATTGATGCAATTGATAATATGAAACGTCCACTTCAAAAAGGAATGTTAGAAATGGCAAAAAAATTGTTTTAA
- the tpiA gene encoding triose-phosphate isomerase, protein MRHPFIISNWKLNGNKIMLINFIQELCSDLSYDYQCNIVIAPPTIYLDTAKQHLKNSNIKLAAQNIDIHLSGAFTGEISAEMLKDIGVSFIIIGHSERRIYHKENITDIIKKIVISKKFKLTPILCIGENKEENIKNQTKNICIQQLEIIINTLSIKTLKNSIIAYEPAWAIGSGTSANPCYVQKIHKSIRNYIADYDKNIAEKTHLLYGGSVNIDNAHNLLNQPDIDGLLVGNASLNSITFSKIIKIANKIKFSKN, encoded by the coding sequence ATGCGTCACCCATTTATAATAAGTAATTGGAAATTAAATGGTAATAAAATTATGCTAATTAATTTCATTCAAGAATTATGCAGCGATTTAAGCTATGATTATCAATGCAACATTGTTATTGCACCGCCCACGATATATTTAGATACCGCCAAACAACATTTGAAAAACAGCAATATCAAACTAGCTGCACAAAATATCGATATACATTTATCAGGAGCTTTCACAGGAGAAATTTCTGCAGAAATGTTGAAAGATATAGGTGTGTCCTTTATAATAATAGGACATTCTGAAAGACGAATATATCATAAAGAAAATATCACAGATATTATTAAAAAAATTGTTATTTCTAAAAAATTCAAACTTACTCCTATCTTATGCATAGGTGAAAATAAAGAAGAAAACATAAAAAATCAAACAAAAAACATATGTATTCAACAACTTGAAATTATAATAAACACCTTAAGCATAAAAACACTGAAAAATTCAATAATAGCTTATGAACCAGCTTGGGCCATTGGATCAGGAACATCAGCTAATCCATGTTATGTACAAAAAATTCATAAATCCATTCGAAATTATATAGCTGACTATGATAAAAATATAGCAGAAAAAACACACCTCCTATATGGAGGTTCTGTAAATATAGACAATGCCCACAACCTACTTAATCAACCAGATATTGATGGACTACTAGTTGGAAATGCTTCTTTAAATTCAATTACATTTTCAAAAATAATTAAAATCGCAAACAAAATAAAATTTTCGAAAAATTAG